The Rhizobium sp. CCGE531 genomic sequence GCGGGAAAGCCAATGCCGCGTCGCATCGCAATTCCTCTCCGTCCAGCCATCGAGCGGCCAGCCGGTGTCGAGCGCAACCGTGATCCGGTATCTGCCCGCCCAGTCGAACAGCGCATCGTAGTCTTGCGTTAGGTCGTCGGTGAGGAAGGCGCCGCACAGCAGCGCATAGCCGCCGGAGAGCTTTGTTTCGTCGAGAACCGCGAGCACGTCGGCAAGATTGAAGCGGGGTAGGTGACCGCGCGTCGTGAAGAAGGTGCGCTCGCCATCGGGATGCGTGATGCCGACCGAGAGCGTCGTACCCTCCGGTCTGACGGGCCATTTGCTGCTGCGGGCGCCGAACGCTTCGCTCAGCCAGCGTCCGAACTGGTCGTTGCCGACATTGGCGGCAATCTCATAATCGACGCCGAGGCCCTCCCAGGCGAGCGCGCTGTTGCCCGCCTGGCCGCCGACGCGCAACTCGTCGTGATCGACGATGATCTCGGTGCCGGCCTTCGGCCATGGCGCCGCCGGCCCGAGGATCAGGTCGATATTGACGTTGCCGATGACTGCAAGCGGCTTCATTCATTCGCTCCGGGTGATCTTGGTGGAGCGTACCGGCGTGCCGGCGTTTTCCACCCGCTCGTCGGCAAAGGCGATCATCAGCGATTGCGCGACGGGCAGCATCTGGAAGATGGCGGCAAGGCCAGTTTCCGGCTTGAAGCGCAGCGTGACGCAGCCCTGCACCGGCTCTTCCTCGGAGCCATCGAAGATGATGACGGGCGCACCCGTTTCGACGGCGGAGACGGCCATGGCCGTCACGAGGTTCGCCGTCGCATCATTGCCGCGGAAGAGCACCACGCCGATCGAGGACCCGAGCATTTCCATCGGACCATGGCGGAGCTGGCCGCCTTCGAGCGAGAAGCAGGGACGGCGGGACAGTTCGGTGAGGCCGAGCGCCAGCGCTTCGGCAACGCCCTGCAGGCGGCGGCCTGATGTGACGACTGTCGCGACATTGGCAAGGGCTGCGAGAGCCGGCTTAATATCGAGCGTCTCCGGGGCACGAAGCACGGCCAAGGCGCGCGCCGGATCTTGGCCCAGAGCGGTGAAGATCGCCAGGTGCAGCGCGAAGGTGACCGTGAGGCTGCGGGTTGCCGCGAAGGCCAGCTCAGTGCCGCCGGCGCCGACGAGAGACGGAGCGGTCCGGGCAAGGAAGGAGCTGCCTTCCAGCGTCAGGCCGAAGGTATCGGCAGTGCCGCCCGTCTCGTTGAACCAGCGCAGCACCTCGGCGCTTTCGCCGGATTGCGAGGTCATGAAAATCGTGCGCCCATCCAGCGACAGCGGCTGGCCGAGCTGTTCGGAGAGCGGCAGGGCGATTGCATCGATACCGGCGGCGCGATAAAGCGGCTCGACGGCGCGGTTGACGGCATGCGAGCCGCCCATGCCGAGCAACAGCAGCTTGCCGGTGCGCGTGAGCGAGGCGGCGGCCTTGGCGGCCATATCGGC encodes the following:
- a CDS encoding PfkB family carbohydrate kinase, which produces MKPLAVIGNVNIDLILGPAAPWPKAGTEIIVDHDELRVGGQAGNSALAWEGLGVDYEIAANVGNDQFGRWLSEAFGARSSKWPVRPEGTTLSVGITHPDGERTFFTTRGHLPRFNLADVLAVLDETKLSGGYALLCGAFLTDDLTQDYDALFDWAGRYRITVALDTGWPLDGWTERNCDATRHWLSRCGVALMNEVETTTLAGMDDPAEAAAALRSHMPNGAIFVVKRGPEGAIAIDANGSVISAGAPRVTVVDTIGAGDVFNAGFLAALARGEPLAACLSAGTAVASRAISTLPRSYGPAKASEEAVR
- a CDS encoding SIS domain-containing protein → MTMTKEKTRPDGLAAIDREMARQHADALASFEAAADMAAKAAASLTRTGKLLLLGMGGSHAVNRAVEPLYRAAGIDAIALPLSEQLGQPLSLDGRTIFMTSQSGESAEVLRWFNETGGTADTFGLTLEGSSFLARTAPSLVGAGGTELAFAATRSLTVTFALHLAIFTALGQDPARALAVLRAPETLDIKPALAALANVATVVTSGRRLQGVAEALALGLTELSRRPCFSLEGGQLRHGPMEMLGSSIGVVLFRGNDATANLVTAMAVSAVETGAPVIIFDGSEEEPVQGCVTLRFKPETGLAAIFQMLPVAQSLMIAFADERVENAGTPVRSTKITRSE